In Myxococcus stipitatus, the following are encoded in one genomic region:
- a CDS encoding family 2B encapsulin nanocompartment shell protein: protein MANSMKPDNAAEHSQLSLGTAAARQLATTTKSVPQMQGISSRWLIKLLPWVQVSGGVYRVNRRLSYAVGDGRVTFSTTGAKVHVIPQELCELPLLRGFDDVDALQALANRFEQKEYKAGDVITEKGKEADSIVLIAHGKVNKIGAGKYGDQTVLGVLADGDHYSYQALLESQDYWQFTAKAVTPCTVLVLQQSAFEAVVDQSPTLKKHIEQFKALSKKKQDTSGQAAIELASGHSGEPVLPGTYVDYETSPREYELSVVQTVLQVHSRVADLFNEPMNQTEQQLRLTVEALKERKEHELINNRDFGLLHNADLKQRIHTRSGPPTPDDMDELLSTVWKDPSFFLAHPRAIAAFGQECNRRGIYPTSVEMNGNMVPAWRGIPIFPCNKIPVSDSRTSSILLMRAGEKNQGVVGLHQAGIPDEIEPSLSVRFMGINEKAIINYLVSAYFSAAVLVPDALGILESVELGRSE from the coding sequence ATGGCGAACTCGATGAAGCCGGACAACGCAGCGGAGCACTCGCAGTTGAGCCTGGGTACGGCGGCGGCGCGCCAGCTGGCGACGACGACCAAGTCCGTGCCGCAGATGCAGGGTATCTCCTCGCGGTGGCTCATCAAGCTGCTGCCGTGGGTGCAGGTCTCCGGTGGCGTGTACCGCGTCAACCGCCGCCTGAGCTACGCGGTGGGCGATGGCCGGGTGACGTTCTCCACCACGGGCGCCAAGGTTCACGTCATCCCACAGGAGCTGTGTGAGCTGCCGCTGCTGCGCGGGTTCGACGACGTGGACGCGCTCCAGGCCCTGGCCAACCGCTTCGAGCAGAAGGAGTACAAGGCGGGCGACGTCATCACCGAGAAGGGCAAGGAGGCCGACAGCATCGTCCTCATCGCCCACGGCAAGGTGAACAAGATTGGGGCGGGCAAGTACGGCGACCAGACGGTGCTGGGCGTGCTCGCCGACGGCGACCACTACAGCTACCAGGCGCTGCTGGAGTCGCAGGACTACTGGCAGTTCACGGCCAAGGCCGTCACGCCCTGCACGGTGCTGGTGCTCCAGCAGAGCGCGTTCGAGGCGGTGGTGGACCAGTCGCCCACCCTCAAGAAGCACATCGAGCAGTTCAAGGCGCTCTCGAAGAAGAAGCAGGACACCTCCGGCCAGGCCGCCATCGAGCTGGCGTCCGGTCACTCGGGTGAGCCGGTGCTGCCGGGCACGTACGTGGACTACGAGACGTCCCCCCGCGAGTACGAGCTGAGCGTGGTGCAGACGGTGCTCCAGGTCCACAGCCGCGTCGCGGACCTGTTCAACGAGCCCATGAACCAGACGGAGCAGCAGCTGCGTCTGACGGTGGAGGCGCTCAAGGAGCGCAAGGAGCACGAGCTCATCAACAACCGCGACTTCGGCCTGCTGCACAACGCGGACCTGAAGCAGCGCATCCACACGCGCTCGGGCCCGCCGACGCCGGACGACATGGACGAGCTGCTCTCCACCGTGTGGAAGGACCCGTCCTTCTTCCTGGCCCACCCGCGCGCCATCGCCGCGTTCGGCCAGGAGTGCAACCGCCGGGGCATCTACCCGACGAGCGTGGAGATGAACGGCAACATGGTGCCCGCCTGGCGCGGCATCCCCATCTTCCCGTGCAACAAGATTCCCGTCTCCGACTCGCGCACCAGCTCCATCCTGCTGATGCGCGCCGGTGAGAAGAACCAGGGTGTCGTCGGTCTGCACCAGGCGGGCATCCCGGACGAAATCGAGCCCAGCCTCTCCGTCCGGTTCATGGGCATCAACGAGAAGGCCATCATCAACTACCTGGTCAGCGCCTACTTCTCCGCCGCCGTCCTGGTGCCGGACGCGCTCGGCATCCTGGAGAGCGTCGAGCTTGGCCGCTCGGAGTAA
- a CDS encoding HEAT repeat domain-containing protein — MNDELERARREVRPDTLASLRRLDAALQRAEVRWEGKTVREWLALYVEPRGPVEALTHLREAGLGVVAALLEALEVGQPRRWGEAEHERRLLLLDLLAQVDPVPTGIVPALLELMETPGARVRRATLALMAKLAPRPTKAALRGLFACLADRDGEVRARAAQVLSRLEGPIPASVRDAVLERLTDSQRWVRCYALVALGRVTPPDVSLAVVLEEQAQLDDDNRTEALSALLAHAPERALPLLMENARRGLLSTDVWGAPHAAGVRALCVLRAQGRHAASALGDLRRLRSEVKSPVFVDAAIDAIVRDELRSRSPALTGVGAVSALQSRLPAPLSDAERPVDTLVRWAVACAGQGTAARVRIVIAAARRVVGLWDVEYPDNEWPQRGLQALESWVCDSTEAAARHARHEASLYPSQLSAPAAFAAAWAVTHASHCTPVEGPVEPHESDVDDGALRACLHSATKALSTLSGDLGPLGGSQRAPDGVSPSESVRILHRAIQEEVLPWALGTWDPVVDVRRVRSERHS, encoded by the coding sequence ATGAACGACGAACTGGAGCGAGCGCGCCGCGAAGTCCGTCCCGATACGCTGGCCTCGCTTCGGCGGCTGGACGCCGCGCTTCAGCGCGCGGAGGTCCGCTGGGAGGGGAAGACGGTTCGGGAGTGGCTTGCGCTGTATGTGGAGCCCCGGGGGCCTGTCGAGGCGCTGACGCATCTGCGCGAGGCGGGGTTGGGGGTTGTCGCGGCGCTGTTGGAGGCGCTGGAGGTCGGCCAGCCGAGGCGGTGGGGAGAGGCGGAGCATGAGCGCAGGCTCCTGTTGCTGGACCTCCTGGCGCAGGTCGACCCGGTGCCGACGGGGATTGTCCCCGCGTTGCTGGAGCTGATGGAGACGCCGGGTGCACGGGTGCGCAGGGCGACGCTCGCGTTGATGGCGAAGCTTGCGCCCCGGCCCACGAAGGCGGCGCTGCGAGGACTCTTCGCCTGTCTGGCGGACCGCGACGGCGAGGTCCGTGCTCGCGCGGCGCAAGTCCTCTCAAGGCTGGAGGGTCCAATCCCAGCAAGTGTGCGGGATGCGGTGCTCGAGAGGCTCACGGACTCGCAGCGATGGGTGAGGTGCTATGCGCTCGTGGCGCTCGGGAGGGTGACGCCGCCCGATGTCTCGCTGGCGGTGGTGTTGGAGGAGCAGGCCCAGCTCGACGATGACAATCGGACGGAGGCGCTGAGTGCGTTGCTCGCGCATGCGCCTGAGCGGGCGTTGCCATTGCTCATGGAGAATGCGCGGCGGGGGCTCTTGAGCACGGATGTGTGGGGAGCACCGCACGCCGCGGGTGTCCGTGCGTTGTGTGTGTTGCGAGCGCAGGGGCGGCACGCGGCCTCGGCTCTGGGCGATTTGAGGCGATTGAGGTCAGAGGTCAAGTCGCCGGTCTTCGTCGACGCGGCCATCGACGCCATCGTGCGTGATGAGCTTCGTTCACGGAGCCCCGCGCTCACGGGTGTCGGCGCGGTGTCTGCGCTCCAATCCCGGCTGCCCGCGCCGCTGAGCGACGCGGAGCGTCCCGTGGACACACTGGTTCGTTGGGCCGTAGCCTGCGCGGGGCAGGGGACGGCGGCGCGGGTGCGCATCGTGATTGCAGCCGCGCGCCGGGTCGTGGGGCTCTGGGATGTGGAGTACCCGGACAACGAATGGCCCCAGCGTGGACTCCAGGCATTGGAGAGCTGGGTTTGTGACTCGACGGAGGCAGCGGCGCGCCATGCTCGGCACGAGGCCAGCCTCTATCCCAGTCAACTGAGTGCACCGGCTGCGTTCGCCGCGGCGTGGGCCGTCACCCATGCCTCGCACTGCACGCCAGTGGAGGGACCGGTGGAGCCACATGAAAGCGACGTGGACGATGGAGCCTTGCGAGCCTGCCTCCACTCCGCGACCAAGGCACTGTCCACACTATCGGGAGACCTGGGGCCACTGGGAGGGAGCCAACGGGCACCGGATGGCGTCTCACCTTCGGAGTCAGTGCGCATCCTCCATCGCGCCATCCAGGAAGAGGTTCTCCCCTGGGCCCTTGGGACGTGGGACCCGGTGGTGGACGTGCGGCGCGTGAGGAGCGAGCGCCATTCCTGA
- a CDS encoding family 2B encapsulin nanocompartment shell protein: MTNPTNPGGGGMELQPTSLSTAGARQLATTTKSLPQMQGITPRWLLRMLPWVQVSGGVYRVNRRLSYAAGDDRLNFSNIGAKVEVPPQELAKLPLLRGFEGDDSVFRALASRFVQKEFKAGDAIVSAGASAEHVVLMAHGKAKKLGQGKYGDELTLDVLGDGDHFGDQAVVESNDRWAFTVKATTPCTVLMLPQQVFEDLIKQSPALQAHVEKFKERLKKPQDKMGQAAIPMAAGHSGEPTLFGGFVDYELAPREYELSIAQTILRVHTRVADLYNGPMNQTEQQLRLTIEALKEQQEYELINNRDFGLLHNADLKQRLHTRSGPPTPDDMDELLSRRRKSRFFLAHPRTIAAFGRECTRRGLYPTVVDVQGSKVMSWRGVPILPCDKIPITESRTSSIIVMRTGEADQGVIGLHRTGLQDEVEPGVSVRFTGINEKAISSYLVSTYFSAALLVPDALGVLENVELGV, from the coding sequence ATGACGAATCCAACGAATCCAGGCGGTGGCGGAATGGAGTTGCAGCCGACGAGCTTGAGCACGGCGGGCGCCCGGCAGCTGGCGACGACGACCAAGTCGCTGCCGCAGATGCAGGGCATCACGCCGCGGTGGCTCTTGCGCATGCTGCCGTGGGTGCAGGTGTCCGGCGGCGTGTATCGCGTCAACCGGCGCCTGAGCTACGCGGCGGGGGATGACCGGCTCAACTTCAGCAACATCGGCGCCAAGGTGGAGGTGCCGCCCCAGGAGCTCGCGAAGCTGCCGCTGCTGCGCGGCTTCGAGGGCGACGACTCGGTGTTCCGCGCGCTGGCGAGCCGCTTCGTGCAGAAGGAGTTCAAGGCGGGCGACGCCATCGTCTCGGCGGGGGCTTCCGCCGAGCACGTGGTGCTGATGGCCCACGGCAAGGCGAAGAAGCTGGGCCAGGGCAAGTACGGCGACGAGCTGACGCTGGACGTGCTGGGTGACGGCGACCACTTCGGCGACCAGGCGGTGGTGGAGTCCAATGACCGCTGGGCGTTCACCGTCAAGGCGACGACGCCGTGTACGGTGCTGATGCTGCCGCAGCAGGTGTTCGAGGACCTCATCAAGCAGTCCCCGGCGCTCCAGGCGCACGTGGAGAAGTTCAAGGAGCGCCTGAAGAAGCCGCAGGACAAGATGGGCCAGGCGGCGATTCCGATGGCGGCGGGTCACTCGGGTGAGCCGACGCTGTTCGGTGGCTTCGTGGACTACGAGCTGGCGCCGCGCGAGTACGAGCTGAGCATCGCGCAGACGATTCTCCGGGTGCACACGCGCGTCGCGGACCTCTACAACGGCCCCATGAACCAGACGGAGCAGCAGCTCCGGCTGACCATCGAGGCGTTGAAGGAGCAGCAGGAGTACGAGCTCATCAACAACCGCGACTTCGGTCTGCTGCACAACGCGGACCTGAAGCAGCGGCTCCACACGCGTTCTGGCCCGCCGACGCCGGACGACATGGACGAGCTGTTGAGCCGCCGCCGCAAGTCGCGCTTCTTCCTGGCGCACCCGCGCACCATCGCGGCGTTCGGCCGGGAGTGCACGCGCCGGGGGCTGTACCCGACGGTGGTGGACGTGCAGGGCAGCAAGGTCATGTCCTGGCGCGGGGTTCCCATCCTGCCGTGCGACAAGATTCCCATCACCGAGTCGCGCACGAGCTCCATCATCGTGATGCGCACGGGTGAGGCGGACCAGGGCGTCATCGGCCTGCACCGCACGGGGCTCCAGGACGAGGTCGAGCCGGGCGTGTCCGTGCGGTTCACGGGCATCAACGAGAAGGCCATCTCGTCCTATCTGGTGAGCACGTACTTCTCCGCGGCACTCCTGGTTCCGGACGCGCTGGGTGTGCTCGAGAACGTCGAGCTCGGCGTTTGA
- a CDS encoding family 2 encapsulin nanocompartment cargo protein terpene cyclase translates to MAKAQDKHPFELPEFYVPWPARLNPHLEAARVHSKAWARELGIIGVPKDGSAPEIWSEAKFDAMDYALLCAYTHPEAPSLELDLITDWYVWVFYFDDHFLEIYKRPQDRKGSKEYLDRLPMFMPVDLSTPMPQPTNPVEAGLADLWMRTVPSKSEAWRRRFFESTKALLDESTWELDNISEKRVSNPIEYIEMRRKVGGAPWSADLVEHAVFAEVPDRIAASRPMRVLKDSFADAVHLRNDLFSYEREILEEGELSNGVLVFERFLDITPQAAANMVNDLLTSRLQQFENTAVTELPSLFVEHGITPAEQAQVLVYLRGLQDWQSGGHEWHIRSSRYQKPASAGPELGTPQGSGVLRLPTTPGALGLNRLKSFAHVPFAPVGHLPLPPFYMPYTTTPSPHLDAARRNSKAWARKMGMLDALPGLPGIYIWDDHRFDVADVALCGALIHPEASGPELDLTSCWLVWGTYADDYFPAFYGCTRDMAGAKVFNARLTAFMPDDPATSTAVPTNPVERGLADLWARTVATITPTMRSIFRKAIQDMTESWLWELANQTQNRIPDPVDYVEMRRRTFGSDLTMSLSRLSHVDTIPMEVFHTRPIRALENSAADYACLVNDVFSYQKEIEFEGELNNGVLVAQRFLNLDAKDAVQVVNDLMTARMEQFQHIIKLEIPSLVRNFNLSSQAQQRLQTYIQRLQNWMAGVLKWHQTVDRYKEFELKASRRKLLPALHGPTGLGTSAARIATLFGGLRSP, encoded by the coding sequence ATGGCCAAGGCTCAAGACAAGCATCCCTTTGAATTGCCAGAGTTCTACGTCCCCTGGCCGGCCCGGCTGAATCCCCACCTCGAAGCAGCCCGAGTGCATTCCAAGGCGTGGGCGCGCGAGCTGGGCATCATCGGCGTCCCCAAGGACGGCAGCGCCCCCGAAATCTGGAGCGAGGCCAAGTTCGACGCGATGGACTACGCGCTCTTGTGCGCCTACACCCATCCGGAGGCGCCGAGCCTCGAGCTGGACCTCATCACCGACTGGTACGTCTGGGTCTTCTACTTCGACGACCACTTCCTCGAAATCTACAAGCGGCCCCAGGACCGCAAGGGCTCCAAGGAGTACCTGGACCGGCTGCCCATGTTCATGCCGGTGGACCTGAGCACGCCCATGCCTCAGCCCACCAACCCGGTGGAGGCGGGCCTCGCGGACCTGTGGATGCGGACGGTGCCCTCCAAGTCCGAGGCCTGGCGGCGGCGCTTCTTCGAGAGCACCAAGGCGCTCCTGGACGAGTCCACCTGGGAGCTCGACAACATCAGCGAGAAGCGCGTCTCCAATCCCATCGAATACATCGAGATGCGCCGCAAGGTGGGCGGTGCCCCCTGGTCCGCGGACCTGGTGGAGCACGCCGTCTTCGCCGAGGTCCCCGACCGCATCGCCGCCAGCCGGCCCATGCGCGTCTTGAAGGACTCCTTCGCGGACGCGGTCCACCTGCGCAATGACTTGTTCTCCTACGAGCGGGAGATTCTCGAGGAGGGGGAGCTCTCCAACGGCGTGTTGGTGTTCGAGCGCTTCCTGGACATCACCCCGCAGGCCGCGGCGAACATGGTCAATGACCTGCTCACCTCCCGGCTGCAGCAGTTCGAGAACACCGCCGTGACGGAGCTGCCGTCGCTCTTCGTCGAGCATGGCATCACTCCGGCGGAGCAGGCCCAGGTGCTCGTCTACCTCCGAGGCCTCCAGGACTGGCAGTCCGGAGGCCACGAGTGGCACATCCGCTCCAGCCGCTACCAGAAGCCCGCGTCGGCGGGGCCGGAGCTGGGCACGCCGCAGGGCTCGGGTGTGCTGCGCCTGCCCACCACGCCCGGGGCCCTGGGGCTCAATCGCCTGAAGAGCTTCGCGCACGTCCCGTTCGCGCCCGTGGGCCACCTGCCCCTGCCCCCGTTCTACATGCCGTACACCACCACGCCCAGCCCGCACCTGGACGCCGCGCGGCGCAACTCCAAGGCGTGGGCGCGCAAGATGGGGATGCTGGACGCGCTGCCCGGCCTGCCCGGCATCTACATCTGGGATGACCACCGGTTCGACGTGGCCGACGTGGCCCTGTGCGGCGCGCTGATTCATCCGGAGGCCTCCGGCCCCGAGCTCGACCTGACCTCGTGCTGGCTGGTGTGGGGCACCTACGCGGACGACTACTTCCCGGCCTTCTATGGCTGCACCCGGGACATGGCCGGGGCCAAGGTGTTCAACGCCCGGCTGACGGCCTTCATGCCGGATGACCCCGCCACCAGCACGGCGGTGCCCACCAATCCGGTGGAGCGCGGCCTGGCGGACCTGTGGGCGCGCACCGTCGCCACCATCACCCCCACCATGCGCTCCATCTTCCGCAAGGCCATCCAGGACATGACGGAGAGCTGGCTGTGGGAGCTGGCCAATCAAACACAGAACCGCATCCCGGACCCCGTGGACTACGTGGAGATGCGCCGCAGGACGTTTGGCTCGGACCTCACCATGAGCCTGTCACGGCTGTCTCACGTCGACACCATCCCCATGGAGGTCTTCCACACGCGCCCCATCCGCGCGCTGGAGAACTCAGCGGCGGACTACGCCTGTCTCGTCAATGACGTCTTCTCCTATCAGAAGGAGATTGAGTTCGAGGGCGAGCTCAACAACGGCGTCCTGGTGGCCCAGCGCTTCCTGAACCTCGACGCGAAGGACGCGGTGCAGGTCGTCAACGACTTGATGACGGCCCGGATGGAGCAGTTCCAGCACATCATCAAGCTGGAGATTCCATCCTTGGTGCGGAACTTCAACCTGAGCTCCCAGGCCCAGCAGCGGCTCCAGACGTACATCCAGCGGCTGCAGAACTGGATGGCGGGTGTCTTGAAGTGGCACCAGACGGTGGACCGCTACAAGGAGTTCGAGCTGAAGGCCAGCCGCCGCAAGCTCCTGCCGGCGCTGCACGGCCCCACGGGGCTGGGCACCTCCGCGGCGCGTATCGCCACCCTGTTCGGCGGACTCCGTTCGCCCTGA
- a CDS encoding SRPBCC family protein: MLKKILVGLAAVILILVGVIASRPSEFTIQRSATLPASADLVFAQVNDFHLWSAWSPWARLDPNVKMTFSGAESGTGAVYYWTGNDQVGEGRMTIEESRPTEFVRIKLEFIKPFTVTNTSTFTFKPVEGGTEVTWAMSGNNNFVSKAFSLLMDMDKLLGKDFESGLANMKTVVEAETKKRAEAEAARLAEEKAAAEKAAAEQAAAGTQPAVAQPTP, encoded by the coding sequence ATGCTCAAGAAGATTCTCGTCGGCCTGGCCGCCGTCATCCTCATCCTCGTGGGCGTCATCGCCTCGCGCCCCTCGGAGTTCACCATCCAGCGCAGCGCGACGCTGCCCGCGTCCGCGGACCTCGTCTTCGCGCAGGTGAATGACTTTCATCTGTGGAGCGCGTGGTCGCCCTGGGCCCGGTTGGACCCCAACGTGAAGATGACGTTCTCCGGCGCGGAGTCCGGCACCGGAGCTGTCTACTACTGGACAGGCAATGACCAGGTGGGCGAAGGCCGGATGACCATCGAGGAGAGCCGGCCGACCGAGTTCGTCCGCATCAAGCTGGAGTTCATCAAGCCGTTCACGGTGACCAACACGTCGACCTTCACCTTCAAGCCCGTGGAGGGTGGCACCGAGGTGACGTGGGCGATGAGCGGCAACAACAACTTCGTCAGCAAGGCGTTCTCGCTGCTCATGGACATGGACAAGCTGCTGGGCAAGGACTTCGAGTCCGGCCTGGCCAACATGAAGACGGTGGTGGAGGCCGAGACGAAGAAGCGCGCCGAGGCCGAGGCCGCGCGCCTGGCCGAGGAGAAGGCCGCCGCGGAGAAGGCCGCCGCCGAGCAGGCCGCCGCGGGGACTCAGCCGGCCGTCGCGCAGCCCACGCCGTGA
- a CDS encoding GNAT family N-acetyltransferase has translation MSNRSEASGRFEVLGENGFVVSDDAARIDLDVVHGYLTRSYWSEGISRATVERACRHSLVLGVYSADGAQVGFARVITDRTSFAYLCDVFVLESHRGKGLSKWLMEVLLAHPDLQGLRRFSLVTKDAHGLYAQYGFTPLKNPGGYMERHDPDVYRRR, from the coding sequence ATGAGCAACAGGAGTGAAGCATCTGGTCGCTTCGAGGTGCTGGGCGAGAACGGGTTCGTGGTCTCGGATGATGCGGCCCGTATCGACCTGGATGTCGTGCATGGATACCTGACGCGCTCGTATTGGAGCGAGGGTATCTCCCGGGCCACGGTGGAGCGGGCGTGCCGGCACTCATTGGTCTTGGGCGTGTATTCGGCGGACGGGGCTCAGGTGGGCTTCGCGCGTGTCATCACGGACCGGACGTCGTTTGCCTATCTCTGCGACGTCTTCGTCCTGGAGTCACATCGGGGGAAGGGATTGAGCAAGTGGCTGATGGAGGTCCTCCTGGCTCATCCGGACCTCCAGGGGCTGCGACGCTTCTCGCTCGTCACCAAGGATGCCCATGGGTTGTATGCGCAGTATGGGTTCACGCCGCTGAAGAATCCGGGGGGATACATGGAGCGGCACGACCCGGACGTCTACCGCCGGAGGTGA